ACCTCCTCATGAGCACTGGTCTATGTTTACCTTCAATATCTGCCATTTAGGGTGGCATTTGAGTGTGAGGTGGCAGGTCTTGGGGCCCTCGCTGGGGTCTCGATCAGAACCCAAGCTTCGTGTGTGTGTGAAGTCAACACAGGTGAGTATGCAAATGTATATATCCTATGCGTGAGCTTACGTGCCCTCCTCCCTGGGGTACCTTCCTAGGAAGGGGTCCTACTTTCTCCCTTTGGCCTCCCCAGAACCTTCAGACTTGGGGGCAGGAGCCACAAGTTCCAGCCACGGGTCTGACACTAGCATGGCCCCTGTGTAACCTTGGGCCCCTCTAGCCACTGCCTGGGCCTTCGTCCTCCCATCTGAAGTCAGGGCAGTGGATGGACAGAGGTGGGACAGGCCCTGTTTTCTCCTGGCTGGGGTGGAGGGCAGGATCGGAGAGCACTGCCTGGCGGGTTTCTCCTCGGCATCGCCAGAACATCACCTACCTTGGACCCCACGGGCTGGAAGCCGGGCAGGCTGCTGACTGTCACACGTTGGTCATCCATGCGGCGGCCCTGGGTACTGGCCAGCATGTCCATGAGGGTGTCCATCTCGGGGGTGGGGTCGCTCTCTGCGTGGACGTTCACAGACTTGGGAGGACACAGCCGGACTGGGGGCCCCCAACCCTACCCCTTCACCCCCACGCAGATGCTTCAGGGTGCACAACTACCCTCCCACACCCCGTGCCCCCAGGCTCTCCAGATGACCACTTGCCCTGCACTCCCACCCTGTTCACGCCCCATGGACAGCACCCTTGTGCCCATGCTCACGGCTCTTGGTGGTCTGGTCCGGCCCGGCCTGCAGTGAACAGCGCTGCCCCTCCATCCGGTCACCCTGCACATGGCTCAGCAGATTGAAGAAGCCCTCCTGGTCTGGGGAGCCCGCCTGGGGACAGACCCGCTCAGTCTGGTTGGCCCTTCAGCTTGGGGGCCCCTCCCCAACCTTCCCAGCCAGCCTGCTCACACCCTGACCCCGGGGCCTGCCGTCCCTTCTTCCTCAGCCCTCACCATGGTCCCCGCCGATCCTCTGCAGAGCTGTTCTGAATGAGACATGAGTCTCCTTCCCAATCCCGGCCCCTGCCCCAGGGGCCTGGCCAGCAGTGCCACTTCACGTGGTACCGCCTCAAGGGACGGGCTCCGATGCCAGTGTCCCGCCGTCCTAGATTGGGGCCTGATGAGTGTGGCCTGGGAGCTGGGACACGAATCAGGGAAACAGCTCTCCTTGGCCCAGGAGCTACCCCTAGGTCCCAGCATCTCCTGTCAATAGGGGTCCACACAGAGAGCCCTGCCCTTTGCCCTGGGGCCTGGCACTCAGACTCCCAAGCCCACCAGCCCCTTTCTACAGCCACAACTGGGTCAGGGGGTCCTAGGAGACTCACGCGCTAATTAGGTGCCCTACAAACTAATTAGTCTTGTCAATCATGGGCTCTGAGACCttgagctgggggtggggtgggggcagggccctCTCACCTCGGCACAGGGGCCTGAGCCTTCCTCCGTCTTCTCCTCCTGATCCATCATGTCCCTGGATTCCAGTCACTTTTCTGCTGGCCTCTGCCCCGGCCCAGTGCCAGAGAGGGCCTTTTAAACGTCCAGGACGTGGGGGTGTGGATTCTCCCCATCCCCAAATCCCCAGCTCATGCCCCATCTGCTCCCACCCAAGCTTAAGCCCCATAAAGATCATCCAGATAATTGTTTGCCCACAACGATGCTGGATCTGGCATGGGGGGTAGGGGGCAGGGCGACCTGAGCTTGGACCTCGCTGGGCCCAGCAGCAATGACCGGACCCCAGGGACTCGCGGGTGTGATGTCACAAAAGGCCTGAGCAGCGTCCCCACAGTTGGAGAAGGGAGGCCAACAGTGTAGGGTGGTAGCTGGCTTAGGCGAGGACTTGCAGGTGTCCCCACCCAGCCAGCCAGGTTCCCCCACTGGCTCCTGGAAGGGCAGCTGCCACCTGCAGTTGGTACAGAAAGAGGAGGTTGGAGTCAAAGGCCCCTTCCCTCCCTCGCTCTCTGCACCTGCCTCAGACACCACCGGCCACCCTAGCTCCAGCTCTGTCTCC
This sequence is a window from Nomascus leucogenys isolate Asia unplaced genomic scaffold, Asia_NLE_v1 Super-Scaffold_241, whole genome shotgun sequence. Protein-coding genes within it:
- the PCP2 gene encoding Purkinje cell protein 2 homolog isoform X2, whose translation is MMDQEEKTEEGSGPCAEAGSPDQEGFFNLLSHVQGDRMEGQRCSLQAGPDQTTKSQSDPTPEMDTLMDMLASTQGRRMDDQRVTVSSLPGFQPVGSKDGAQKRAGTLSPQPLLTPQDPTALSFRRNSSPQPPTQAP
- the PCP2 gene encoding Purkinje cell protein 2 homolog isoform X1, producing the protein MSHSEQLCRGSAGTMAGSPDQEGFFNLLSHVQGDRMEGQRCSLQAGPDQTTKSQSDPTPEMDTLMDMLASTQGRRMDDQRVTVSSLPGFQPVGSKDGAQKRAGTLSPQPLLTPQDPTALSFRRNSSPQPPTQAP